A window of Ptychodera flava strain L36383 chromosome 1, AS_Pfla_20210202, whole genome shotgun sequence contains these coding sequences:
- the LOC139120571 gene encoding uncharacterized protein, translating into MGICKQEGNIFMLCIICFVVTALGGTESKRARLVDGETPYEGRVEIYHGNEWLPVLYYSPGASQHDWSLVSADVVCKESGYPGAMWHGKDDFALRNDERRRVYNVFCVGPKENLDDCTYETGEYNSLNSAAATAVCQYDDYVGCHRDGTGTLQPYTTSDQMTIQLCLQLCRSFPDNDYMYVGLQAGDECYCITEEQYHSLRSVSTTCNLHCSGDRSQACGGTNGIGVYRSIMGACGGQFHVSGTIYSNRFPGYYPENTRCTWDITANTGSILRLKFIIDEIDWVNDEIAFIEMHDGKYNELDIKNAAMVSCSNFVRFTFVSSASNHLGRFAVAFQAVTSNCQAPTNLENGNFYYNDSCPYFDGDTITFTCKEGYTLTSPHSKIECREDGAWNDTLPVCTDSAFHPGVSTTLFATTDYHRKSTTVEMRTATPKNTTSTYFVDVGTVTGAVIGVIILMVLILLVSIMIYRRKSTSQKRTETEVSYTTGGDYDDTEPYTSSNVIENINCDIQNYEEVSDAVKGDNQVRVNSVEAAERRPFDYENDSFDSQEGNADIGIHDVDGNKADDLTYEKLAQQPGRDLYMGLVKPDKTDLTSDATSAQSDLNVSSTYEPIHPSLRADNTYCSLQNYSASDNN; encoded by the exons ATGGgaatttgtaaacaagaaggaaatattttcatgctGTGCATTATTTGTTTCGTTGTCACGGCATTAGGAGGGACAG AATCCAAGAGAGCACGGTTAGTGGACGGTGAGACTCCCTATGAGGGCAGAGTTGAGATTTACCATGGCAACGAATGGCTACCAGTCTTATATTATAGCCCTGGTGCCAGTCAGCACGATTGGAGCCTTGTTAGCGCTGACGTTGTTTGCAAAGAATCAG GTTATCCAGGAGCTATGTGGCATGGCAAAGACGATTTCGCTCTCCGAAACGATGAAAGACGTCGCGTCTATAACGTTTTCTGTGTAGGCCCTAAAGAGAATTTAGACGACTGTACCTATGAAACGGGGGAATACAATTCTCTGAATAGTGCGGCTGCCACTGCAGTGTGCCAGT ACGATGACTACGTGGGATGTCACAGGGACGGCACTGGAACCCTTCAACCTTACACGACAAGTGATCAAATGACAATCCAACTGTGTCTTCAGCTATGTCGTAGCTTCCCTGATAACgactacatgtatgttggtCTACAAGCAGGAGATGAGTGTTACTGTATAACGGAAGAACAATATCATTCTCTCAGGAGTGTGTCGACAACATGTAACTTACACTGCTCAGGCGATCGGTCACAAGCTTGTGGAGGGACCAATGGAATCGGAGTGTATCGCT CAATCATGGGTGCATGCGGGGGCCAATTTCACGTATCAGGAACTATTTATTCCAATCGATTTCCTGGATACTATCCCGAAAACACACGATGCACCTGGGATATTACTGCAAACACTGGTAGTATACTGAGGTTAAagtttatcattgatgaaattgaTTGGGTGAATGACGAGATTGCCTTCATAGAAATGCATGATGGGAAATACAATGAGTTAGACATCAAGAATGCTGCGATGGTatcctgttcaaattttgtacgTTTCACCTTCGTCTCTTCAGCGTCAAACCATCTTGGTAGATTTGCAGTGGCATTTCAAG CGGTTACTTCAAACTGTCAAGCGCCAACAAATCTTGAAAACGGTAACTTTTACTACAACGACTCCTGTCCCTATTTCGATGGCGACACTATAACATTCACGTGTAAAGAAGGGTACACTCTGACAAGTCCTCATTCGAAGATAGAGTGTCGTGAAGATGGTGCGTGGAATGACACACTGCCGGTATGCACAG ATTCTGCATTCCATCCAGGTGTTTCAACAACGCTGTTTGCAACTACAGATTATCACCGAAAGTCAA CAACTGTGGAAATGAGGACTGCAACACCTAAAAATACgacgtcaacttattttgtGGATGTAG GTACAGTAACAGGTGCTGTTATTGGAGTGATTATATTGATGGTACTCATCTTACTGGTATCAATCATGATTTATAGGAG aaaatctacttctcagaaacgCACTGAAACCGAAGTCAGTTACACAACTGGTGGAGACTATGATGATACAGAACCCTACACTTCGTCAAACGTGATTGAAAATATTAACTGTGATATTCAGAATTATGAAGAAGTTTCAGATGCAGTAAAGGGAGATAACCAAGTTAGGGTAAACAGTGTGGAAGCTGCAGAGAGAAGACCTTTTGATTATGAGAACGACTCATTCGATAGTCAAGAAGGGAATGCAGATATAGGCATCCATGACGTGGATGGTAACAAGGCCGACGATTTGACGTATGAGAAACTCGCCCAGCAGCCAGGCCGTGATCTGTACATGGGCCTCGTCAAACCAGACAAAACTGACCTGACTTCTGACGCTACGAGTGCACAGAGTGatttaaatgtttcatcaaCTTATGAGCCGATACACCCATCCCTTCGCGCTGATAACACTTACTGTAGTCTCCAAAATTATTCAGCAAGCGACAATAACTGA
- the LOC139120749 gene encoding uncharacterized protein produces MVVSCTNFVRFSFVSSAYHHLGKFAVTFQADNSHCQTPTNLENSTFYYNGSCPYFDGDTITFTCKEGHTLTSPHSKIVCREDGTWNDSLPMCTNSSFMPGVTSTQTTITNYQHNTTTVEMVTTTPKNTPSTSFVDAGTVAGAVIGVIILMISFLLVSIMIYRRKSISEKHAENEVSYTTDRANGDTGTSQHNNSSNVFDNISCDIRNYEEVSDAVTRNNQVGVTERKLQREDLLIMRTTHSIVKKGMQI; encoded by the exons ATGGTGGTATCCTGTACAAACTTTGTACGTTTCAGCTTCGTCTCTTCAGCTTATCACCATCTTGGGAAATTTGCTGTTACATTTCAAG CGGACAATTCACACTGCCAAACTCCTACAAATCTCGAAAACAGTACGTTTTACTACAACGGCTCCTGTCCTTATTTCGATGGTGACACAATTACATTCACTTGTAAAGAAGGACACACTTTGACAAGCCCACATTCCAAGATAGTGTGTCGTGAGGATGGTACGTGGAATGACTCCCTGCCGATGTGTACAA ATTCCTCATTCATGCCAGGTGTTACGTCAACACAGACCACAATAACAAACTACCAACACAATACAA CAACTGTGGAAATGGTAACTACAACCCCTAAAAATACGCCGTCAACTTCTTTTGTGGATGCAG GTACAGTAGCAGGTGCTGTTATTGGAGTGATTATATTGATGATATCTTTCTTACTGGTATCAATCATGATTTACAGGAG AAAATCAATTTCTGAGAAACACGCTGAAAATGAAGTCAGTTACACAACTGATAGAGCCAACGGAGATACAGGAACGAGTCAACACAACAATTCGTCAAACGTTTTTGACAATATTAGCTGTGATATTCGGAATTATGAAGAAGTTTCTGATGCAGTAACGCGGAATAATCAAGTTGGGGTAACAGAAAGGAAGTTGCAGAGAGAAGACCTGTTGATTATGAGAACAACTCATTCGATTGTCAAGAAGGGAATGCAGATATAG